The Leishmania braziliensis MHOM/BR/75/M2904 complete genome, chromosome 28 region AGTGCTGTGAGGGTCTCAGTGTCGTTTCCCTCGGtgtggggagaagggggcacTTTCTGTTGTACTCAGGTAaggccttttttttctgtgggTAGGAGGCTTTGAACTACGATAAATCCGAAGGACGTTAGTGCTTTGACTATAAATGTGTGGCTGTTTCGGGCCAAGTTTTGCTCGCCTCGCCACTCTGTGCCACATCCCTTCATGTCCATGCTGCTGtgtttttgttgttgctgcatCACTGTCTTGTGGGCCGCCACTAACACCTTCTCGcccatccctccccctcctccgcatAACTTCCTGGGATGGAGCCTCCATGCGCTGCAGGTCAAGGAACAAGGGACGAGGCGAGACTTGTACACACCCCAACGCGTAAAAGCGCGGGAGAAAAACACCTTGGCGAACATAGCCGCGTACGAGGTGCGCTTACTTCCGCTACGCCGTGCAGCGACGGAAAGAAATCCCTGCGATCGGCGTCTCTGTGATGAATACATTTTCTTCTcctgtcccccccccttgaatcgctctctctcttggttgaatctccccttttcctttgcgtctgtttgtttttttgtgtgttgtTCTCTGATCCCCTGCTCATCACTAGCGTTCTAGCAACCAGTTGCGCTCGTGAGGTGTACTTCGGACTTTGCCCACGGCACAGGTTTCACCACTACtcgcggaaaaaaaaacgcacccctgaccacacacacacacacacacacgcacactcacgcaGGGAGCAAAATGTCCCAAGTTGCCCGAGTAAAGAAGATGTTTGATGacatctcctccttttccgaGGAGGACCTCAGCGATGATAAGGCCATGCAGGACAAGGTAAATGTGCTGCCCCAGACGTACTCAGCGCAGCACGTTGACCCTGCACTGCGTGGTGTCACTACGTTCGCAACAACTTCTGCTCATGAGGTTCACAGTGATGGTGACACAAACGCCTTTGCGCTCAAGCTAGCGTCTGGATTCCAGCACCTGGCGGAGCCGGAGAGTGCTGGCGGAGATGCAGAACAGGTCACTATGGTAGCACGCGTGTCCATCTCACTGACTCCGAAGCAATCTCCCCGAGTTGCACCGTcaacgccgccaccggcgcaGGCTCTAGTGCAAGTGAAATCCCCCTCGGCAATCATGCgagcgcaccagcagcccgCATCCACTCAGCCCGGCACCTCGTCGCCGAAGAGGTCTGCGCTTGGTAACGACTCTGCGTACAGTACGCCGACAGCTCTATCGCATCGACAGGAATGGCGAGAGGAGGTCGAGGACGTCATAGGTCCTCGCAAAGCTGATGCCGGTAAGGCGAGCTTCCGGAAGGATCGTCGCTACTCTTCCCCAGACGTATATAACTCGCATGGGAAAaaaggcagcggcggtacTGCTGTCATGGGTGCTGAAGGTACTCCTTCTGCGCAGTACCgtgagaagaagagaagagaggtggtgccTCTCAGCACCATGGAAAACCGCGGAGAGCGCTACAGCACCCAGTATCGCTCTGACGATTCCGAGAACTACGAGATGCAGGAACAGTACACACCCGTGTCGATGAATCAggcaacggcggcgcagaTAGGCTACCGACGCCCGGAATATACGGCTCACTGTGGCGCACACGCCGGCCTTCGGCAGGTCCCAAACAGCGACGACAACGCAGATGATGACTTCCCCTGCACCTATTACATCTTCCCCCGCCTCAACCCAGCCTTCGCTGACTATCAGGGCAGCCGCACTACCGGGGCCGCGGTCAAGAGGGGTGAGATGATGCCGCCAAACGTGGTGGAGAGGTACTTTGCGTACCTTATGGTGACCGATATTCACATCGCTGTCTACCTCGTCGTGCTCTTCTTGTCAGTCGTGCTGGTGGTTGTGTCGATCCTCACATCGCAGCTCGACATCGTGAACAACGCTTGCTTAACGTACTGGGGCTACAAAAACAACTGCGATAGCTCCTCCTATACCATCACGCGACGGCTTTACCCCTGTGCCGGTATCCGTCACCAcctcggcgctggcgctgccttCTCCATTATCACGCTTGTTGTGTACCTGGTGAATTTCATAGCTGTCATCATCGTAGTCTTTTGTCTGAAGGAGTCGCCACATACCATCTCGCTCAAGTCTCGCATGGTCGTCAGTGCCCTCGGGTGTGTCACAGTCGTCGCACAGCTGATCTCctgggcggtggtggcaagAATCTACAACGCTAACTACTGCCCCGTAGGGGAGCTTGCATACGGAGTCGGCTTTGGGCTCAACCTCTCGTCATGGGTGATGAATATTATCGGCGTCACActcgtcctcgccgctcCCACCATTACCGTGGACTATCATCTGTAACGCCGCTAAGGGTGACGAAGTAGCACGGATGGCGAGCGCCCGAGCAGCGCTTCCTTGGGTTCGTATCtgcacgtgtgtctgtgccaGAGGCTTCATGTCTCTATCCCTCTCAGGTGGCTCCTATGttctttcttcttcccgTCACGCACCAGTCTGTCAGCATCCGTCTCTTACCTGGGTGTACTGTGACCCGTACTGTATTGGCCTTCGCACTGCTCAGCCCAGCTTCTCGGGGTTCTCCTGGTTTTCTTGTTCACCTGTTACCAACTTTTATTTTGTTGTCTACCTCGCCTTCATAGCACTC contains the following coding sequences:
- a CDS encoding amastin-like protein, giving the protein MSQVARVKKMFDDISSFSEEDLSDDKAMQDKVNVLPQTYSAQHVDPALRGVTTFATTSAHEVHSDGDTNAFALKLASGFQHLAEPESAGGDAEQVTMVARVSISLTPKQSPRVAPSTPPPAQALVQVKSPSAIMRAHQQPASTQPGTSSPKRSALGNDSAYSTPTALSHRQEWREEVEDVIGPRKADAGKASFRKDRRYSSPDVYNSHGKKGSGGTAVMGAEGTPSAQYREKKRREVVPLSTMENRGERYSTQYRSDDSENYEMQEQYTPVSMNQATAAQIGYRRPEYTAHCGAHAGLRQVPNSDDNADDDFPCTYYIFPRLNPAFADYQGSRTTGAAVKRGEMMPPNVVERYFAYLMVTDIHIAVYLVVLFLSVVLVVVSILTSQLDIVNNACLTYWGYKNNCDSSSYTITRRLYPCAGIRHHLGAGAAFSIITLVVYLVNFIAVIIVVFCLKESPHTISLKSRMVVSALGCVTVVAQLISWAVVARIYNANYCPVGELAYGVGFGLNLSSWVMNIIGVTLVLAAPTITVDYHL